Genomic window (Streptomyces sp. NBC_00078):
CTCCAGTTCGTGCGGGGTCGCCACGCGCACCTTGAGGATGTAGTTCTCGTCGCCCGCGACGCTGTGGCAGGCCTCGATCTCCGGCACTCCGGCCAGGCGGTCCGCGATGTCGTCGGGGGCGCTGGGGTCGAACGGTTTGACCGAGATGAACGCGGTCATCGGCAGACCAACGGCCTCGGGGTCGACCACCGCGGCATAGCCGCGGATGACGCCACGCTGTTCCAGCCGGCGCACCCGCTGGTGCACGGCCGACGTGGACAGGCCCGTGGCCTTGCCCAGGTCTGTGTAGCTCATCCGCCCGTCCTTGACGAGCAGCTGCACGATTTGACGGTCCAGCTCCTCCATGGCGCAAGAACCTACAGTGCTCCTGATCTCCTCGGATACCTGAGCAGCCCAGGTCATACCCGGTTTGTGATGTGGCCGGGAGCGGCCCGTGTGCCGTCCGGGGGACAAAACGCGCACCATCG
Coding sequences:
- a CDS encoding Lrp/AsnC family transcriptional regulator produces the protein MEELDRQIVQLLVKDGRMSYTDLGKATGLSTSAVHQRVRRLEQRGVIRGYAAVVDPEAVGLPMTAFISVKPFDPSAPDDIADRLAGVPEIEACHSVAGDENYILKVRVATPHELEELLARLRSLAGVSTRTTVVLSTPYEARPPRI